GCGCGTGACGGCGCTTGAGAGCTACCTTCTTGCCTTTTCCGAGAATAGCAACGCTCATATCACTTACCAGCCTTTCCAGCCTTGCGCAGGATGCGTTCATCGGAGTACTTGATGCCCTTGCCCTTGTAGGGTTCCGGAGCGCGCAGCTTGCGGATGTTGGCGGCAACCTGGCCCACGACCTGCTTGTCGGTGCCTTCGACAACCACGTGGTTGGCGTCGGTCACCTTCAGGGTGATGCCTTCGGGCGGGTTGACGGTGATGGTGTGGGAGTAGCCGAGGAAGAACTCGATGCCCTGGCCCTTGGCGACGGCGCGGTAACCGGTGCCGACGATCTCAAGAGTCTTGGAGTAGCCATCGTGAACACCCTTGACCATGCCGGCCATGATGGAACGAGCCAGACCGTGCTTGGCACGGGTCGGACGCAGGTCATCAGCGGCGGTCAGGACAATCTCGTTGCCTTCAACGGCAGCGGTGATGCCTTCCGGAACCACGTAGGAGTCAGAACCCTTAGCGCCCTTGGCGGAGAAGTTCTGGCCTTCAATCTTGACTTCAACGCCAGCAGGGATGGCGATGGGGAGCTTACCAATATGCGATGCCATGTTTCAGCTCTCCTTTCTCACCACACGAAGGCGACAATTTCGCCGCCAATGCCTCGGTCGAGGCATTCCTTCTGAGTCAGCAGTCCCGAAGAAGTCGAGATGATGGCGATACCCAGGCCACCGAGCGGCATCGGCAGGGAGTCGGACTTCGCGTAACGACGAAGGCCCGGCTTGGAGATGCGCTTGATACCCTGAATGGAACGCTCACCGTTCGGACCGTACTTGAGGGTGACCTCAAGAGTCTGGCCGACCTTGGCTTCCTTAGCGGTGAAGTCCTTGATGTAGCCTTCACGCTTCAGGATCTCGGCGATGTTCGCCTTGAACTTGGAGTACGGCATATCCACGGTTTCGTGCTTGGCCGCGCTCGCATTACGCAGACGCGTAAGCATGTCTGCGATCGGATCTGTCATTGTCATTTGGGCTTGTTGCCCTTTCTCGCTATGGTTTCCGCCGCCCTCACGCTTCTTCTAGAAGCGTTCGGGCCGCGGACCTTCAGCGTCGATGTTTACCAACTGGACTTCGTAACGCCGGGCAGTTCACCGCGGTGAGCCTTCTCACGAAGGCAGATGCGGCACAGGCCGAACTTGCGGTAGACGGAGTGGGGACGACCGCAGACCTGGCAGCGCGTGTAAGCGCGGACCTTGAACTTCGGCTTGCCGGCCGCCTTGTTCTTAAGAGCGGTTTTTGCCATATCAGTTCTCCTTGAAGGGGAAGCCGAGGTGCTTCAGCAGCGCGTAAGCTTCCTTGTCGTCCTTGGTGGAGGTCACCACAGTGATGTCCATACCGCGCACGTGATCGATCGAATCAGGATCGATCTCGTGGAACATGGACTGCTCGGTGAGACCAAAGTTGTAGTTGCCCTGGCCATCGAACTGGTGGCCGTTGATGCCGCGGAAGTCGCGGATACGGGGCAGCGCGAGGGTCAGCAGACGGTCCAGGAACTCCCACATGCGGTCGCCACGCAGGGTGACGTACGCACCGATGGCCTGGCCTTCACGCAGATGGAACTGCGCGACGGACTTCTTGGCCTTGGTGATCTTCGGCTTCTGGCCGGTGATCAGGGTGAGGTCCTTGACGGCACCTTCGATGAGCTTGGAGTCGCGGGCAGCGGCACCAACACCCATGGAGACGACGACCTTCTGGACACGGGCAACCTGCATCGGGTTGGAGTACTTGAACTCCTTCTCGAGCTCAGGAATGATCTGCTCGTTGTACTTGACCTTCAAGCGCGGGGTGGCCGGCGCTTCGACAGTAGTATCGGTCATGCCAGCTCCTTTCCGGACTTCTTGGCGACGCGCACGCGCACGGTCTTCACCTTGCCGTCACGCGCCTCTTCCTTAACGGTGATGCCAACGCGGGTCGGCTGCTTGGTCTCCGGGTCGATGACCATCACGTTGGAGCGATGGATCGGAGCCTCAGTGGAGACGATGCCAGCCTGCTGGCCCTGCTGCGTTGCACGCACGTGCTTCTTGACGATCTGCACGCCTTCAACGATCAGTCGATCGTTGGAGAGCACCTGCTTGACGGTGCCTTCCTTGCCGCGGTCCTTGCCGCGGATGACCTTGACCAGGTCGCCGCTCTTGATCTTGGCTGCCATGTCAGATCACCTCCGGGGCGAGGGACACGATCTTCATGAACTTGTGCTCACGCAGTTCACGACCGACCGGTCCGAAGATACGAGTGCCCTTCGGTTCACGGCCGGAGCCGAGAATGACGGCGGCGTTCTCGTCGAACTTGATGTAGGAACCATCCGCACGGCGGGATTCCTTGACGGTACGGACGACAACGGCCTTAACCACGTCGCCCTTCTTGACCGACCCGCCAGGAATGGCGTCCTTGACGGAGGCGACGATCACGTCGCCGATGCCGGCATAGCGTCGCTTCGATCCGCCGAGCACGCGGATGGCGAGGAGTTCCTTCGCACCCGTGTTGTCGGCGACATGAAGCCGCGTTTCCTGCTGAATCATTGATTCTCCTTAGCCGAGCTGGTTCTCCCCATTTACCGGGGCATCGTGGTTGCCCATAATGCCCCGGTAAATGGCGAGCCTTGCCGAACTTTACTTACTTGGCGCGCTCGATAATGGATTCGAGACGCCAGCGCTTGGTCTTGCTCAGAGGCCGAGTTTCCATAATACTCACGAGGTCGCCAATGTGGGCGTCGTTGTGTTCATCATGGGCCTTGACCTTGCTGGTGGAACGAACGACCTTGCCGTACAGCGGGTGGGTCGAACGCTGCTCGAGCTCGACGGTAATCGTCTTGTCCATCTTGTCGGACACGACGTAGCCGCGGCGAACCTTACGGAAGTTACGCTCTTCAGCCATAATCACTTCTCCTTGGATTCGGTAGCGGCCGGCTCCTGGCTGATGCCAAGCTCACGCTCGCGAAGCACGGTGTACATGCGGGCGATGTCGCTCTTGACAGCCTTGAGACGGGCGGTGTTCTCGAGCTGACCGGTGGCGTGCTGGAAGCGCAGGTTGAACAGCTCTTCCTTGGACTTCTTCAAGAAGCCTTCGATTTCCGCGTTGGTCTTCTCGTTGAGATTCTTGATGGAGTAATCAGCGGTACCGACTGCCATCAGATATCACCACCTTCACGTGCGATAATGCGGCACTTCATCGGGAGCTTGTCGATAGCGCGGCGGAGGGCTTCCTTAGCGATGTCCTCGGACACACCACCGATTTCGAACATCACGCGACCAGGGCGCACGTTCGCAATCCAGAACTCCGGGGCACCCTTACCGGAACCCATTCGGGCACCGAGCGGGTGCTTGGTCAGCGGACGATCCGGGAAGATCGTGATCCACACGCGGCCACCACGCTTGATGTAGCGGGTCATGGCGATACGCGCGGCTTCGATCTGACGGTTGGTCACGTAGGCCGGGGCGAGGGACTGGATGGCGAAATCACCGAAGTTGATCTCGTTGCCGCCCTTGGACATGCCAGAACGCACAGGGCGGTGCTGCTTGCGGTACTTAGTCCTCTTGGGGATAAGCATTCTTGCTCACTCCTTCGTTTCTGCAGCCGGAGCGGCCTCGGCGGGAGCCTCAGCCTTGGGGGCTTCGGCGGCCTGCGGGGCGGCGGAACGGTTGCCACGGCGCGGGCGGCGATCGCCACCACGACGGCCCGGACGGTTGTTCTGCTGAGCCTGCTGCTCTTCGAACTCGGATTCGGTCATGTCGCCCTTGTAGATCCAGACCTTGACGCCGATACGGCCGTACGTGGTCTTGGCCTCGAAGAAGCCGTAATCGATGAGGGCGCGGAGGGTCTGCAGCGGAACGCGGCCCTCACGGTAGAACTCGGAACGGCTCATTTCCGCACCGCCGAGGCGGCCGGAGAGCTTGATGCGGATACCCTTGGCACCGGCGCGCATGGCGTCCTGCTGGGCCTTACGCATGGCACGACGGAAGGTGACGCGGTTGGTCAGCTGCTCAGCGATGCCCTGAGCGACGAGCTGGGCGTCCAGCGCGGCGTTCTTGACTTCGAAGATGTTGAGCTGGACCTGCTTGCCGGTCAGCTTCTCGAGCTTGGCGCGGACGCGCTCAGCCTCGGCGCCACGACGACCGATCACGATGCCCGGACGGGCGGTGTGAATGTCGACGCGAACGCGGTCGCGGGTGCGCTCGATGACGATGCGGGACACGCCAGCGCGCTCGAGGTCCTTGCTCATCTCCTTGCGGATCTGATCATCCTCAAGCACGAAGTCGCGGTAGCGTTCGCCGGCCTTGTTGGAGTCGGAGAACCACTTGGAGCGGTGGTTCTCAGTGATGCCCAGACGGTAGCCAAACGGATTGATCTTCTGACCCATCTTTAGCGGGCTCCTTCCTTGTTAGCCACGACGACCGTGATGTGGGAGGTGCGCTTGTTGATGCGAGCAGCGCGGCCCTGGGCACGAGCGCGGAAGCGCTTGAGGGTCACACCTTCGTCAACGTAGGTCTCCTTGATGTACAGGTCGTTCTCGCGGAACGGCTCGCCGGCCTTGTCGGCCTTCACACGAGCGTTGGCGATGGCGCTCTCCAGGGTCTTGCGGACCGGCAGGGCCGCAGCCTGAGGGGCGAACTTCAAAATGGTGACGGCTTCGGTCGCCTTCTTGCCGCGGATGAGGTCGACCATGCGGCGAGCCTTGCGCGGCGTCACGCGGACGTGACGAGCGATTGCTTTAGCTTCCATGTTCTATTCCTTATCCTTAGCGACGGGCCTTCTTGTCGTCCTTCACGTGACCCTTGAAGGTCTTCGTGGGGGCGAACTCACCCAGCTTGTGACCAACCATGGCCTCGGTGACGAACACCGGGACATGCTTGCGACCATCATGAACGGCGAAGGTGTGTCCGATGAAATCAGGGGTGATCATCGAACGACGGGACCACGTCTTGATGACGTTCTTGGTGCCCTTCTCGTTCTGCTCGTCGACTTTCTTCTGCAAGTGGGCGTCGACGAAGGGGCCCTTCTTGATGCTACGAGTCATCTTCTCGATACTCCCTTACTTGCGGTTCTTGCCGGACGGACGGCGACGAACAATCATCTTGTTCGAAGCCTTCTTCGGACGACGAGTACGCACCTCGCCCTTGCCCCACGGGGAGACCGGCGGCTTACCACCGCGGGTACGACCGCCGTGCGGGTGGTCGACCGGGTTCATGGACTCACCACGGGTGATCGGACGGCGGCCGATCCAGCGGGCGCGGCCAGCCTTGCCGAGCTGAATGTTGGCGTGGTCCTCGTTGCCGACCTCGCCGACGGTAGCGCGGCAGCGCGCGTCGACGTTGCGGATTTCGCCGGACGGCATACGCAGCTGAGCGTAGGCGCCATCCTTGGCGACGAGCTGAACGGCAGCACCAGCGGAACGAGCGATCTTAGCGCCGCCCAGCGGGCGGAGCTCGATGGCATGAACCACGGTACCGGTCGGGATGTTCTTCAGCGGCAGGTTGTTGCCCGGCTTGATATCAGCCTGAGCACCGGTCTCGATGACGTCGCCCTGCTTGATGCCCTTCGGCGCGATGATGTAGCGCTTCTCGCCATCTGCGAAGTGCAGGAGGGCGATACGGGCGGAGCGGTTCGGATCGTACTCGATCTCGGCAACCTTGGCGGGCACGCCGTCCTTGTCCCAACGCTTGAAATCGATGAGACGGTACTGACGCTTGTGGCCGCCGCCGCGATGACGGGAGGTGATACGGCCGTAAGAGTTACGACCGCCGGTCTTGGACTTCTTGCGAACCAGCGACTTCTCAGGCGTAGAACGAGTCAGCTCGGAGAAATCCGAGACGGACGCGTTGCGGCGGCCTGCGGTCGTCGGCTTATAAACGCGGATAGCCATAATGTAGTTCTTCCTTTAACTTTTCTCGGCTAACCTTCAGTTACCAAAGATGTCGATCGTCTGGCCCTCGGCGACGGTCACGATCGCACGCTTCTGGGAAGCGCGCTGGCCGAAACCGGTGCGAGTGCGCTGCTTCTTGCCAGCGCGGTTGAGGGTGTTGACGTTCGTCACCTTGACCTTGAAGATCTCTTCGATTGCCTGCTTGATCTGCACCTTGTTCGCATCCGGAGCCACCACGAAGGTGTACTGGCCACGGTCGGAAGCGGCGTAGCTCTTCTCGGAGACGACGGGCTTAAGAATCACGTCGTGAGCGGGCTTGTGAATAGCGACCATCTAAATCAGGCCTCCTTCGGCTCGGTCTTGGCAGCCACGAAAGCCTCGAAGGCTTCCTTGGTGAAGACCACGTACTGCGAGGTAATCACGTCGTACGTGTTGAGCTGATCGACGAAAATCGGGTGAACGGTCGGGATGTTGCGCACGGAGAGCCACTCGTTGATGTTGTCGCGAGTGAAGACGACCGTGGTGAACTTGTCCGCGGTAATCGGGGCCAGAGCGGCGACAGCGGCCTTGGTGGACGGCTCGGTGATACCGAACTCCACCACGGCAACGCGACCGGCGTTGGCGCGATCGGACAGGGCGTAGCGCAGAGCTGCGGCCTTCATCTTCTTGGGGGTGCGCTGAGAGTAGTCACGCGGCTGCGGGCCGAACACGGTGCCGCCGTGGTACCACTGCGGTGCACGGATGGAGCCCTGACGAGCACGACCGGTGCCCTTCTGCTTCCACGGCTTCTTGCCGCCGCCGGAAACCATGCCACGAGTCTTGGTGGCGTGGGTGCCCTGACGAGCAGCAGCGAGCTGAGCGGTGACAACCTGGTGGATCAGCGGGATGTGAGCCTGGACATCCTCGGCGGAAACGCCGAAGAGAGCCTCAGGAGCTTCAACGGTGCCGGTGGCCTGGCCCTTGGCGTCGGTGACGTTCAGAGTAACGTTTGCCATGGTTTATCAGGCTCCCTTCACAGCCGAGCGGACGAGAACGATGCCGCCCTTGGGGCCAGGAATGGCGCCCTTGATGGCGAGGATGCCGTTCTCGACATCAGCGGAGACGACGGTCAGGTTCTGGGTAGTGGCGGTCACATGACCCATGCGGCCGGCCATACGCTTGCCCTTGAGAATACGGCTCGGAGTGGCGCATGCGCCCACAGAACCGGGACGGCGCTCGTTCTTGTGAGAACCGTGAGTACGGCGGTAGGACTTGAAGCCCCAACGCTTGATGGTACCGGCGAAGCCCTTACCCTTGGTGGTGCCGGTCACGTCGACCTCAGCACCCTCTTCGAACAGGTCAGCGGCCAGTTCCTGGCCGGCCTCGAACTGATCGACGTCGTCGGTGCGCACCTCGACGAGGTGGCGACGCGGGGTGACACCGGCCTTGGCAAAGTGGCCAGCCAGCGGCTTGGTCACCTTGGTGGGATCGATGGCGCCGTAGCCGAGCTGGACAGCCTTGTAGCCGTCAGATTCCTCGGTCTTCACGGCGGTCACCACGTTGGTGGACACGTCGACAAGAGTGACGGGCACGAAGAAGCCGTTCTCGTCCCACACCTGGGACATGCCGAGCTTCTTGCCCAGCAGAGCCTTGCGATTAGACATAATGCTTCCTCCTCCCTTACAGCTTGATTTCGATGTTGACGTCCGCAGGCAGATCGATGTGCATCAGGGAGTCCACGGCCTTGGGGGTCGGGTCCACGATGTCGATGAGGCGCTTGTGAGTGCGCATCTCGAAGTGCTCGCGAGAATCCTTGTACTTGTGAGGAGAACGGATAACACAGAAGACGTTCTTCTCGGTCGGCAGCGGAACGGGGCCAACAACAGTTGCGCCCGCGTTCGTCACCGTTTCGACGATCTTCTTCGCCGATTGGTCGATGACCTCGTGGTCATAGGACTTAAGCCTGATGCGGATTTTCTGTCCCGCCATTGCCGTCCGCCCTTTCTAGCGATGTTCGTTGTACTGTTTACCAACCTGCTTCTAGGGCACCGGCGCGCATGGCCTCCCTTGGACATACGTCCTCTGGCGGTCATCCGACATCAGTGCGCGGTTTCCGGCTGTCACTTCACTTGAAGTGGCTCCCGGCCCGCGCTCGCTTTTTTAATTCCAATTTGCGAGCCCAAATCAGGCAACTTGTTTATTCAAGCATTGAGGTGGGACAGTGGAGTTCGCGCGTGTCGCGCTCATGCCGTTCGTATTACCTCGCGGCATAGCCGCTCGGCGTCTGTTCGATTGTCGCAATGCAGGTCTCACATCTTTCTTATTGAGAACCATTCGCTGCGATATCATGACAGATATGACTTCCCGCCGCAAGACTCTTAAACGCGATTGGTTCGACAACCAACCTGGCGCATGGGTAATGGTTATGCTGCCCGTTGTGGCTGGCTTCTTTATCGGCGGGCCTAATCTTGATACGCTTTGGCTATTGGCGACGTGGGCCGTGTGCTATTGCGTGCAGTTCAGCGCCGCGCACTGGTTCAAAGCACACTTTTCACGCCGTTATCTGCCGCCGATGCTCACTTATGCCGTAGCGCTCATCGTCATCGGCTTGCCATTCCTGATTACGCATACCGGCATACTGCGTTGGGCTCCCTTATATATAGTGCTGGTTGCGCTGTCGATGCTGTCCTCGTGGCTGAGGAAGGAGCGCTCGCTGTGGGGCAATGCCGTGTCGGTGATTGCCGCGTCGGCCATGGCCACGGTGATCGCGTCGTTTGGCAGCACTGTTGAGACGGCATGTGTTATGCCCATCAACGCAGCACATGCCTCGTGCGCAGCCGCTGATGTCACCGCCGCACGCGCCGCGATTCGGAATATGCCAGATTTGAGCCAGATATTCGACCTTCACGCCTGGTGGCCCGCGGGTTCATTGCCCGTGAGCGGGCTGATTGCCACCGTGCTGTTTGCGCTGACGCAGTATGGGTCGGTTTTAGTGGTCAAAACCATGATCCGGGAACGCGGGAAGCGTTCGTACGTGGCGGCTTCGTGGGTATGGCATGTGGCGCTATTGCTGCTAGCCGCCGTGCCGGCTGGACGCAGCCCGTATCTGATTGCGATGACTGTGCTGCTGTTGGCCCGCGCCGTTGCGTTGCCGGTGGTTACACGGCGCACAACCTTGAAGCCCGTGGTGACCGGCATTACCGAGGCGTTTGCCAGCTTTATTGCTTTTGGCTGCATAATTGCGGCGATTTAGCGACGCTTCAGCGATTCCATGGGGAGGTAATTACCTCATGGGGCGGTAATTGGCCCATGGGGCGGACGGTAAAATTTTACCTTCCGCAGAATAGAGCCGTTTTCGTACACCGCCCCATGGGGGTTTTCACCGCCCCATGGGCAAGTTACCGCCCCATGAGTGGGTTACCACCCCATGGAGGTGTACCTGCTGGCTGAGGGAGCACCACATATGCAAAGGAGCCCGGCCCCTGTAATGGGGTCGGGCTCCTTGTGTCGCGCTATGCAGCCACTAAGCTGCAACACCGCGGTTGGTGGCTACTGATGGTGCCACCAACCACAAACCGCCTGCAATCAACGCTCGGAGGCTTCCTCAGTGGCGGCCTCACCCTCGCGCTCGATGCGCAGCTTGTGGCCTTCCGCCTGGGAGACACCGTAGTAAGCACCGACGGCGATGTCCTTCATGTCGTTGATCAGCGGGATGCGCGGGTTGGCCGGGGTACACTGGTCCTCGTAGGCGCGCATGCCGATCTGATCGAGCACGGACCAGAAGTAGTCCTCGTCCACACCGCAATCCTGGAAGCTCTTGTTCATGCCGAGCTTGTTGTCACGGTAGTCCTCGACGGCCTTCGCCAGGTTCTCCACGGCTTCGGCCGGGGTCTTGCCGGTGTCGATGCCGAGGTTGCGGGCGATGTCCTGGTAGCGCTCCGGGGCGATGTACTTGTTGTACTTCGGCCAAGAGGTGGGCTCCTCAGGAATCTGGCCGTTGTAGCGAATCACGTACGGCAGCAGGATGGAGTTGGTACGGCCGTGGGCGATGTGGCACAGGGCACCGATGGTGTGGGCCATGCCGTGGCACATGCCGAGGAACGCGGAGCCGAATGCCATGCCGGCCATGGTGGCGGCGTTGTGCATCTTCTCCTGAGCGTTGGTCTTGGCCAGGCCGGGCTCGCCATTGACGGACTCAGCCAGGTTGTCCCAGATGAGCTTGGCCGCGTGCAGGGCCATGCCGTCGGTGAAGTCGTTCGCGTACACGGACACGTAGGCTTCCATCGAGTGGGTCAGGGCGTCGAAGCCGGCGTCGGAGGCCAGCTTGCGCGGCTGGGTGCGAGCCAGCACCGGGTCCACGATGGCCACGGACGGGGTCAGCGCGTAGTCGGTGATCGGGTACTTGTAGCCGGTCTTGTGATCGGTGATCACGGCGAACGGGGTGACCTCGGAACCGGTGCCGGAGGAGGTCGGGATGCACACCAGCTTGGCCTTCTTGCCCAGCGGCGGGATCTTGAAGGCGCGCTTACGGATATCGAAGAACTTCTCGCGCACGTCGGAGAAGGCGATTTCCGGGTGCTCGTAGAGCAGCCACATAATCTTGGAGGCATCCATCGGGGAGCCGCCGCCAACCGCGATGATCGTGTCCGGCTCGAACTCCTCGCGCATCATCTCAGCGCCCTTTTCGACGGTCTCGACGGAGGGCTCCGGCTCGACGTAGTCGATGATGCGGAAGGTCACACGGTTGGAGCGGGCGCGCAGCTGGTCGATGATCTTGTCAACAATGCCGAGCTGCTCCATGACCTTATCGCACACGATGACGGCCTTCTCGATGCCGTACATGTCGCGCAGGTACTTGATGGCGTTCGGCTCGAAGTAGGTCTTGGCCGGGATCTTGAACCACTGCATGTTGTTGTTCCTCCGAGCAATGCGCTTGATGTTAACGAGATTCACGGCCT
This DNA window, taken from Bifidobacterium longum subsp. longum JCM 1217, encodes the following:
- the rplF gene encoding 50S ribosomal protein L6, coding for MASHIGKLPIAIPAGVEVKIEGQNFSAKGAKGSDSYVVPEGITAAVEGNEIVLTAADDLRPTRAKHGLARSIMAGMVKGVHDGYSKTLEIVGTGYRAVAKGQGIEFFLGYSHTITVNPPEGITLKVTDANHVVVEGTDKQVVGQVAANIRKLRAPEPYKGKGIKYSDERILRKAGKAGK
- the rpsH gene encoding 30S ribosomal protein S8, which translates into the protein MTMTDPIADMLTRLRNASAAKHETVDMPYSKFKANIAEILKREGYIKDFTAKEAKVGQTLEVTLKYGPNGERSIQGIKRISKPGLRRYAKSDSLPMPLGGLGIAIISTSSGLLTQKECLDRGIGGEIVAFVW
- a CDS encoding type Z 30S ribosomal protein S14; translation: MAKTALKNKAAGKPKFKVRAYTRCQVCGRPHSVYRKFGLCRICLREKAHRGELPGVTKSSW
- the rplE gene encoding 50S ribosomal protein L5, whose protein sequence is MTDTTVEAPATPRLKVKYNEQIIPELEKEFKYSNPMQVARVQKVVVSMGVGAAARDSKLIEGAVKDLTLITGQKPKITKAKKSVAQFHLREGQAIGAYVTLRGDRMWEFLDRLLTLALPRIRDFRGINGHQFDGQGNYNFGLTEQSMFHEIDPDSIDHVRGMDITVVTSTKDDKEAYALLKHLGFPFKEN
- the rplX gene encoding 50S ribosomal protein L24, with the translated sequence MAAKIKSGDLVKVIRGKDRGKEGTVKQVLSNDRLIVEGVQIVKKHVRATQQGQQAGIVSTEAPIHRSNVMVIDPETKQPTRVGITVKEEARDGKVKTVRVRVAKKSGKELA
- the rplN gene encoding 50S ribosomal protein L14, whose amino-acid sequence is MIQQETRLHVADNTGAKELLAIRVLGGSKRRYAGIGDVIVASVKDAIPGGSVKKGDVVKAVVVRTVKESRRADGSYIKFDENAAVILGSGREPKGTRIFGPVGRELREHKFMKIVSLAPEVI
- the rpsQ gene encoding 30S ribosomal protein S17, whose amino-acid sequence is MAEERNFRKVRRGYVVSDKMDKTITVELEQRSTHPLYGKVVRSTSKVKAHDEHNDAHIGDLVSIMETRPLSKTKRWRLESIIERAK
- the rpmC gene encoding 50S ribosomal protein L29, which translates into the protein MAVGTADYSIKNLNEKTNAEIEGFLKKSKEELFNLRFQHATGQLENTARLKAVKSDIARMYTVLRERELGISQEPAATESKEK
- the rplP gene encoding 50S ribosomal protein L16; this encodes MLIPKRTKYRKQHRPVRSGMSKGGNEINFGDFAIQSLAPAYVTNRQIEAARIAMTRYIKRGGRVWITIFPDRPLTKHPLGARMGSGKGAPEFWIANVRPGRVMFEIGGVSEDIAKEALRRAIDKLPMKCRIIAREGGDI
- the rpsC gene encoding 30S ribosomal protein S3; amino-acid sequence: MGQKINPFGYRLGITENHRSKWFSDSNKAGERYRDFVLEDDQIRKEMSKDLERAGVSRIVIERTRDRVRVDIHTARPGIVIGRRGAEAERVRAKLEKLTGKQVQLNIFEVKNAALDAQLVAQGIAEQLTNRVTFRRAMRKAQQDAMRAGAKGIRIKLSGRLGGAEMSRSEFYREGRVPLQTLRALIDYGFFEAKTTYGRIGVKVWIYKGDMTESEFEEQQAQQNNRPGRRGGDRRPRRGNRSAAPQAAEAPKAEAPAEAAPAAETKE
- the rplV gene encoding 50S ribosomal protein L22; the protein is MEAKAIARHVRVTPRKARRMVDLIRGKKATEAVTILKFAPQAAALPVRKTLESAIANARVKADKAGEPFRENDLYIKETYVDEGVTLKRFRARAQGRAARINKRTSHITVVVANKEGAR
- the rpsS gene encoding 30S ribosomal protein S19, producing MTRSIKKGPFVDAHLQKKVDEQNEKGTKNVIKTWSRRSMITPDFIGHTFAVHDGRKHVPVFVTEAMVGHKLGEFAPTKTFKGHVKDDKKARR
- the rplB gene encoding 50S ribosomal protein L2, whose amino-acid sequence is MAIRVYKPTTAGRRNASVSDFSELTRSTPEKSLVRKKSKTGGRNSYGRITSRHRGGGHKRQYRLIDFKRWDKDGVPAKVAEIEYDPNRSARIALLHFADGEKRYIIAPKGIKQGDVIETGAQADIKPGNNLPLKNIPTGTVVHAIELRPLGGAKIARSAGAAVQLVAKDGAYAQLRMPSGEIRNVDARCRATVGEVGNEDHANIQLGKAGRARWIGRRPITRGESMNPVDHPHGGRTRGGKPPVSPWGKGEVRTRRPKKASNKMIVRRRPSGKNRK
- the rplW gene encoding 50S ribosomal protein L23, which translates into the protein MVAIHKPAHDVILKPVVSEKSYAASDRGQYTFVVAPDANKVQIKQAIEEIFKVKVTNVNTLNRAGKKQRTRTGFGQRASQKRAIVTVAEGQTIDIFGN
- the rplD gene encoding 50S ribosomal protein L4; translated protein: MANVTLNVTDAKGQATGTVEAPEALFGVSAEDVQAHIPLIHQVVTAQLAAARQGTHATKTRGMVSGGGKKPWKQKGTGRARQGSIRAPQWYHGGTVFGPQPRDYSQRTPKKMKAAALRYALSDRANAGRVAVVEFGITEPSTKAAVAALAPITADKFTTVVFTRDNINEWLSVRNIPTVHPIFVDQLNTYDVITSQYVVFTKEAFEAFVAAKTEPKEA
- the rplC gene encoding 50S ribosomal protein L3, with the protein product MSNRKALLGKKLGMSQVWDENGFFVPVTLVDVSTNVVTAVKTEESDGYKAVQLGYGAIDPTKVTKPLAGHFAKAGVTPRRHLVEVRTDDVDQFEAGQELAADLFEEGAEVDVTGTTKGKGFAGTIKRWGFKSYRRTHGSHKNERRPGSVGACATPSRILKGKRMAGRMGHVTATTQNLTVVSADVENGILAIKGAIPGPKGGIVLVRSAVKGA
- the rpsJ gene encoding 30S ribosomal protein S10, whose protein sequence is MAGQKIRIRLKSYDHEVIDQSAKKIVETVTNAGATVVGPVPLPTEKNVFCVIRSPHKYKDSREHFEMRTHKRLIDIVDPTPKAVDSLMHIDLPADVNIEIKL
- a CDS encoding YwiC-like family protein — protein: MEFARVALMPFVLPRGIAARRLFDCRNAGLTSFLLRTIRCDIMTDMTSRRKTLKRDWFDNQPGAWVMVMLPVVAGFFIGGPNLDTLWLLATWAVCYCVQFSAAHWFKAHFSRRYLPPMLTYAVALIVIGLPFLITHTGILRWAPLYIVLVALSMLSSWLRKERSLWGNAVSVIAASAMATVIASFGSTVETACVMPINAAHASCAAADVTAARAAIRNMPDLSQIFDLHAWWPAGSLPVSGLIATVLFALTQYGSVLVVKTMIRERGKRSYVAASWVWHVALLLLAAVPAGRSPYLIAMTVLLLARAVALPVVTRRTTLKPVVTGITEAFASFIAFGCIIAAI
- the adhE gene encoding bifunctional acetaldehyde-CoA/alcohol dehydrogenase — encoded protein: MAEAKKKVEATKPTPEEKQAAAEAEVDALVARAKKALVEFENLDQKQVDRIVAKASIAALNKHLVLAKMAVDETGRGLVEDKATKNIFACEHVTNYLAGQKTVGIIREDDVMGIDEVAEPVGVVAGVTPVTNPTSTAIFKSLIALKTRCPIVFGFHPGAQKCSVEAAKIVRDAAIEAGAPENCIQWIEHPSIQATGALMKHPGVATILATGGPGMVKAAYSSGKPALGVGAGNAPAYVDTDVDIVRAANDLVLSKHFDYGMICATEQAIIAHKDVYDQLIKELKVRKAYFVNAEEKAKLEQYMFGCTAGSGVKPVLNSAVPGKSPQFIAKAAGFEIPSDATILAAECKEVSDDEPLTHEKLAPVQAVLKADNKEQAFEMCEKMLKLGAGHTAAIHTNNQELVREYGVRMHACRIIWNQPSSLGGIGDIYNAIAPSLTLGCGSYGGNSVSGNVQAVNLVNIKRIARRNNNMQWFKIPAKTYFEPNAIKYLRDMYGIEKAVIVCDKVMEQLGIVDKIIDQLRARSNRVTFRIIDYVEPEPSVETVEKGAEMMREEFEPDTIIAVGGGSPMDASKIMWLLYEHPEIAFSDVREKFFDIRKRAFKIPPLGKKAKLVCIPTSSGTGSEVTPFAVITDHKTGYKYPITDYALTPSVAIVDPVLARTQPRKLASDAGFDALTHSMEAYVSVYANDFTDGMALHAAKLIWDNLAESVNGEPGLAKTNAQEKMHNAATMAGMAFGSAFLGMCHGMAHTIGALCHIAHGRTNSILLPYVIRYNGQIPEEPTSWPKYNKYIAPERYQDIARNLGIDTGKTPAEAVENLAKAVEDYRDNKLGMNKSFQDCGVDEDYFWSVLDQIGMRAYEDQCTPANPRIPLINDMKDIAVGAYYGVSQAEGHKLRIEREGEAATEEASER